The following are encoded together in the Carboxydothermus pertinax genome:
- a CDS encoding helix-turn-helix domain-containing protein, with protein sequence MENSFKYDLDLKAIGQRIREERKKLNLSREDFAEILGLSDYYVGQLERGERQMSLSVLIKICNCLHISIEYLVSGRNLYEQPKVQENTLSYNYLPPADKFDSELVNLLHKCSSLELKLITKITKTILPYIK encoded by the coding sequence ATGGAAAATTCGTTTAAATATGACTTAGATTTAAAAGCGATTGGGCAAAGAATAAGGGAGGAAAGAAAAAAATTAAACCTTTCCCGGGAAGATTTCGCTGAAATCCTGGGACTTTCCGATTATTATGTAGGACAATTAGAACGGGGAGAACGACAAATGAGTCTTTCTGTTTTAATAAAAATATGTAATTGTTTACATATCTCTATCGAATATCTTGTTTCTGGTAGAAACCTTTATGAGCAACCTAAAGTTCAAGAAAATACCCTATCATATAATTATTTACCCCCTGCCGATAAATTTGACAGTGAGCTGGTAAATTTATTACATAAATGTTCTTCATTAGAATTAAAATTAATTACAAAAATTACCAAAACCATTTTACCGTACATAAAATAA
- a CDS encoding NADH-quinone oxidoreductase subunit C, which translates to MVRNIQEEFTEKLTRALGAEFSLRWERNSKGVVTGWCRLHDHRHITTVALIVASLGGRVITITAYKTKDDQQRDSHEIAYHFDLDGCTCTVTIEVPGDSGKVNSITPILKSADWTERELQELYGIKVVGHPNPKRLFLDDTIDEGIMNDFIPLSIAMQGATSKTLWEKVLAATSQEGEVK; encoded by the coding sequence ATGGTACGGAATATTCAGGAGGAATTTACAGAAAAACTGACCCGGGCGTTGGGGGCAGAATTTTCTTTGCGGTGGGAGAGAAATTCTAAAGGAGTTGTTACTGGTTGGTGTAGGCTCCACGACCACCGCCATATTACCACTGTGGCTTTGATAGTGGCAAGTTTGGGAGGCCGGGTAATTACTATCACAGCTTATAAAACGAAAGATGACCAACAAAGGGATAGCCATGAGATTGCTTACCATTTTGACCTGGATGGCTGTACCTGTACGGTTACCATTGAAGTACCCGGAGATAGTGGTAAAGTTAATTCCATAACCCCGATTTTAAAAAGTGCCGATTGGACGGAACGCGAATTACAAGAATTATATGGTATTAAAGTAGTCGGCCATCCCAATCCAAAGAGATTATTCCTCGATGATACTATTGATGAGGGAATAATGAATGACTTTATCCCTTTATCAATTGCTATGCAGGGAGCTACCAGTAAAACTTTGTGGGAAAAGGTCTTAGCGGCTACTTCCCAGGAGGGAGAGGTTAAATGA
- a CDS encoding proton-conducting transporter transmembrane domain-containing protein: MDLGFLLNGLSLQALFGVMLLLVGELLALLRWKNLIQLLIISSIAEIGYVLLGLGTGTHVGTSGALLHLEYQIVMRGLVFLAAAAFIFRGHSASVEKLQGIGRKMPVTATLFGFGLFSVMGLSPFKGSISKFLIIYAAIESGHWLSAAIATFGSIIEAVYFLQVFQKLCFEDSVQEGSGAEKVRETSPGLMAVLLVLGVLTALMGLIPEPFIHGAERAAAVLLGSTGPDQLPVFESPWSILVLVPYVGGFIVYLAGCFSQALRNILAVGITGTTVYLTWLAGDFDSLSKFFALLMAFIGFLVTLYSVGYFKAKPYANRYFFFLLLMLGTLLGLTTSKELGNFYVFWELMTWTSYFLVIQEQTQKALRAGFKYFIMCTSGAYIMLLAILTLHVKLGSLDLTTISANLQVLSPGLMLVVLGMFIIGFGVKAGLVPLHSWLPDAHPVAPSSISAPMSGILTKTGIYGLIRILFVVFGVSLLTKLGTTGQFSTIGFIISLLGAFTLLYGEIMALLQTDVKKMLAYSTMAQVGEIVITLGVGTYLSFIGALYHILNHAIMKNLLFLAVGALILRVKSQEINKLKGIGRVMPVTSLCFSIGILAIMGLPPFNGFISKFLMLYALVQSGHLALAGLILLGSILGGFYYLKVVRIIFFEKYEGPARQEAPITMLIPIVILTGLSIFNGVYPQAGLALIKPVADLIAAKGHMAVTAIPKITISWPIVTLIPMVGALFAYFFGRRSAKVSGWLAVATMVATLATVLAVSTGLDIFSRSFAFLIAFIGVLNLLYSLGYMEHEHAQNRFYLFFTLMIGGLLGVAVSKDLFNFFAFWEIMSSWTLYFVIIHEETSEALREGFKYFIFNYVGANLLLLGLLVLTVNAGTFEMSELAGRLSALPTGLVALGSILMLIGFAMKAAMLPFRIDYQMHPPTAPTPVSGYISSVLLKSAPFGMVKLFYVFGGVALLSKLGQIGDMPSLMYILAWVSGLTILMAAALALLQSGMKRLLIYHTVSQMGYIILGISLGSSLGLAGGLLHLVNHMLFKNLLFLVAGAIMVKTGIGDLDRLGGIGRKMPVTLSVFAIGTFSIAGIPPFNGFTSKWLIYEAAMEKGYVFLALLSLLASVLTLASFLKFLHSAFFGQMPKELENVTEAPWTMQIPMVILAVLCMVFGIFPGIPLATIAAIERSLGLTPVSVSLFGIDSGLGTWNAGIIAVFMAIAFIVGLSIYFVGNGKIRYTKIYTCGVTTLTPEEVHVNSHNLYESPKGLINGWIKFLHRVAGLGKGV; the protein is encoded by the coding sequence ATGGATTTAGGTTTTTTACTTAATGGCCTCTCGCTGCAGGCTTTGTTTGGGGTAATGCTTCTTTTGGTTGGGGAACTGCTTGCCCTACTGCGGTGGAAAAACTTAATTCAATTACTAATTATTTCAAGCATTGCGGAAATAGGTTACGTACTTTTGGGATTGGGCACGGGTACCCATGTGGGGACTTCTGGAGCTCTCTTGCATTTGGAATATCAAATTGTAATGAGAGGATTAGTCTTTTTAGCTGCGGCGGCATTTATTTTTCGAGGTCATTCTGCAAGCGTGGAAAAGCTTCAAGGTATAGGTAGAAAAATGCCGGTTACGGCAACCTTGTTTGGTTTTGGATTGTTTTCTGTGATGGGTTTATCTCCCTTTAAAGGTTCTATTAGTAAATTTTTAATTATTTATGCTGCTATTGAGAGTGGGCATTGGTTGTCAGCGGCAATAGCTACCTTTGGCAGTATCATTGAGGCAGTGTATTTCCTTCAGGTCTTTCAAAAACTGTGCTTTGAAGATTCTGTCCAGGAAGGATCCGGTGCCGAAAAAGTCAGGGAAACTTCTCCGGGTTTAATGGCAGTTTTACTGGTTTTGGGTGTTCTTACCGCTTTAATGGGCTTAATTCCGGAACCTTTCATTCACGGTGCTGAACGTGCTGCCGCCGTATTGTTAGGGAGTACAGGTCCGGACCAATTACCTGTCTTTGAATCTCCCTGGTCTATCTTAGTTCTCGTTCCCTATGTGGGTGGATTTATCGTCTATCTTGCAGGCTGTTTTTCCCAGGCCTTACGTAATATCCTGGCGGTTGGTATTACCGGCACAACGGTTTATTTGACCTGGCTTGCCGGTGATTTTGATAGCTTATCTAAATTTTTCGCCTTGCTTATGGCCTTTATCGGTTTTTTAGTTACCCTTTACTCGGTGGGTTATTTTAAAGCTAAACCGTACGCAAACCGTTACTTCTTCTTTTTACTGTTAATGTTGGGTACTTTGCTCGGTTTAACCACCAGCAAGGAGCTGGGGAATTTTTATGTCTTCTGGGAATTAATGACCTGGACTTCTTACTTTTTGGTTATTCAAGAGCAAACTCAAAAAGCTCTGCGTGCCGGTTTTAAATATTTTATTATGTGTACCTCCGGAGCTTATATTATGCTTTTGGCAATTTTAACGTTGCATGTAAAACTTGGGTCTTTAGATCTGACGACAATTTCTGCAAATTTACAGGTTTTATCTCCCGGTCTTATGTTAGTGGTTTTGGGAATGTTTATTATTGGCTTTGGGGTCAAAGCAGGCTTGGTGCCGCTGCATAGCTGGTTGCCGGACGCTCACCCGGTGGCACCTTCGTCTATTTCAGCCCCAATGTCAGGGATTTTGACCAAAACCGGTATTTACGGACTTATCCGCATCCTTTTTGTGGTTTTTGGGGTAAGTTTACTGACTAAATTAGGTACTACCGGTCAATTTTCCACCATTGGGTTTATAATCTCCTTGCTTGGAGCGTTTACCCTTTTGTACGGCGAAATTATGGCCCTGCTACAGACCGATGTGAAGAAAATGCTGGCCTATTCAACGATGGCCCAGGTAGGGGAGATAGTAATTACTCTGGGAGTAGGGACTTATTTGAGTTTTATCGGTGCTCTTTACCATATTTTAAATCATGCTATTATGAAAAATCTGTTATTCCTGGCTGTGGGTGCTTTAATCTTGCGCGTAAAAAGTCAGGAGATAAATAAGCTTAAAGGTATCGGCCGGGTGATGCCGGTAACGTCTTTATGTTTTAGTATCGGGATCTTAGCCATAATGGGTTTGCCACCCTTCAACGGGTTTATCAGTAAATTTTTAATGCTGTACGCGCTGGTCCAATCCGGTCATCTGGCACTGGCAGGTTTAATTCTTTTAGGCAGTATCCTCGGTGGTTTTTATTACCTGAAAGTGGTTAGAATTATTTTCTTTGAAAAGTATGAGGGACCGGCCCGGCAGGAAGCCCCGATTACCATGTTGATACCAATTGTGATTTTAACGGGTTTATCCATTTTTAATGGCGTATATCCGCAAGCGGGTCTGGCTTTAATTAAGCCGGTGGCAGATTTAATTGCGGCTAAAGGACATATGGCCGTAACGGCTATTCCTAAAATTACTATCTCCTGGCCAATAGTTACGCTAATTCCGATGGTGGGGGCACTCTTTGCTTACTTTTTCGGAAGACGTTCAGCTAAAGTTAGCGGTTGGTTAGCAGTTGCAACTATGGTGGCAACGCTTGCCACAGTATTAGCGGTATCCACTGGCCTGGACATATTTTCCCGGAGTTTTGCTTTCCTCATCGCCTTTATTGGTGTTTTAAATTTACTTTATTCCCTGGGATATATGGAACATGAACATGCCCAAAATCGCTTTTACCTGTTCTTTACGTTAATGATTGGCGGCCTTTTGGGTGTAGCGGTAAGTAAGGATCTCTTCAATTTCTTTGCTTTCTGGGAAATCATGAGCAGCTGGACTCTGTACTTTGTGATTATTCATGAGGAAACCAGCGAGGCATTGCGGGAAGGGTTCAAGTACTTCATCTTTAATTATGTTGGAGCCAATTTGCTGCTTCTGGGACTACTTGTATTAACAGTTAACGCCGGCACCTTTGAAATGAGTGAGCTGGCCGGGCGGTTAAGTGCCCTGCCTACAGGTCTGGTGGCTCTTGGCTCAATCTTAATGTTGATTGGTTTTGCCATGAAAGCTGCGATGTTACCTTTCCGCATCGATTATCAAATGCATCCCCCTACCGCCCCAACACCGGTGAGCGGTTATATTTCTTCGGTGCTTTTAAAAAGTGCGCCTTTTGGGATGGTTAAATTATTTTATGTATTTGGAGGCGTTGCTCTTTTAAGCAAGCTGGGCCAGATAGGAGATATGCCAAGCCTCATGTACATCCTTGCCTGGGTGAGCGGCTTAACGATTTTAATGGCTGCGGCATTGGCTTTGCTGCAAAGTGGTATGAAACGCCTGCTTATTTATCATACGGTAAGTCAGATGGGTTATATCATCTTGGGAATAAGCCTGGGCTCTTCTTTAGGTCTGGCTGGAGGATTATTGCATTTAGTTAACCATATGCTGTTTAAGAACCTGCTTTTCTTGGTTGCCGGTGCCATTATGGTAAAAACCGGTATAGGGGATCTGGACAGGTTAGGAGGAATAGGCCGAAAAATGCCGGTAACTCTCAGTGTCTTTGCGATTGGGACATTCTCTATTGCCGGTATTCCGCCTTTTAATGGTTTTACCTCTAAATGGCTAATCTATGAAGCGGCCATGGAGAAAGGATATGTATTTTTAGCGTTATTATCTTTGTTAGCAAGTGTTTTGACCCTGGCTTCGTTCCTTAAGTTTTTACATTCTGCCTTTTTTGGACAAATGCCTAAGGAGTTGGAGAATGTAACTGAAGCACCCTGGACAATGCAAATTCCTATGGTGATTTTAGCTGTTTTATGTATGGTGTTTGGGATTTTCCCGGGGATACCACTTGCTACTATTGCTGCCATCGAGAGGTCGTTGGGGCTGACACCGGTTTCAGTTTCCCTTTTCGGGATTGATTCCGGCCTGGGTACCTGGAATGCCGGAATTATTGCGGTGTTTATGGCAATAGCCTTTATTGTGGGCCTTAGTATTTATTTTGTGGGCAATGGGAAAATCCGCTATACCAAAATCTATACCTGCGGTGTAACTACTTTAACTCCCGAAGAGGTACATGTTAATTCGCATAATCTCTATGAGTCCCCCAAAGGGTTAATTAATGGATGGATTAAGTTTTTACACCGGGTTGCCGGTTTGGGTAAGGGGGTGTGA
- a CDS encoding 4Fe-4S dicluster domain-containing protein yields the protein MSSFLKIALRNLFKSPTTDPYPFGETFVPEGLRGKAKYNAGACIACRMCEHVCAGGAIQIREVADKSGLEFILWHNTCTFCGLCEYYCPTKAIRLTEDYHTAHRQEDKYRYVEKGFIKYVNCAGCGTPMVPISPELLQRAYEHVNKEIEMLRHLCPKCRQKRALR from the coding sequence ATGTCTTCGTTTTTAAAAATCGCCCTGCGTAATTTGTTCAAGAGTCCAACAACCGACCCATATCCCTTTGGTGAAACCTTTGTTCCTGAGGGACTGCGGGGAAAGGCCAAATATAATGCCGGGGCTTGTATTGCCTGCAGGATGTGTGAGCATGTGTGTGCCGGGGGAGCCATTCAAATCCGGGAAGTGGCCGATAAAAGTGGCCTTGAGTTCATCCTGTGGCATAATACCTGTACCTTCTGTGGCCTTTGCGAATATTACTGCCCTACCAAAGCCATTCGTTTAACGGAAGATTATCATACCGCTCACCGGCAAGAGGATAAATACAGATATGTGGAAAAAGGATTCATAAAATATGTAAATTGTGCCGGATGTGGTACACCTATGGTACCAATTTCTCCTGAATTATTGCAGCGAGCTTATGAGCACGTAAACAAGGAAATTGAAATGTTAAGGCATTTATGCCCTAAATGCCGCCAAAAACGAGCTCTCCGCTGA
- a CDS encoding TrmB family transcriptional regulator, with protein MLEKLKSLGFSEYEAKAYLALLNLGEATGYEVAKNSGIPRSMVYQTLHKLIEKGAVQKIQGEPVKYLAEPPSEYLERLKEEFSVKVREAKKALEAITPGGTKERVIHLNGEQIPGRIREMIHKAKKNIKLLASIAMVIPYQEELKNARQRQVAVELTLIGKGEELQEFNPVVLTTEKTILRKRGSLGFQLIIDGDELLLAEEGVENETIGIWTRHPVVVHLAEHHFFHHHDLPKLFNAFLSEIEPEVKEHYWKKIRELQQRLEL; from the coding sequence GTGTTAGAAAAGTTAAAGTCTTTAGGCTTTAGCGAATATGAAGCAAAAGCTTACCTCGCTTTACTAAATTTAGGGGAAGCTACGGGCTATGAAGTGGCCAAAAATTCCGGGATTCCCAGGTCAATGGTTTACCAGACTTTGCATAAGCTTATAGAAAAAGGCGCGGTACAGAAAATCCAGGGGGAGCCGGTAAAGTATCTGGCCGAACCTCCTAGTGAATACTTGGAGCGGTTAAAAGAGGAGTTTTCCGTAAAGGTCAGGGAAGCGAAAAAAGCTTTAGAAGCCATAACTCCAGGAGGAACCAAAGAACGGGTAATCCATTTAAATGGTGAGCAAATTCCTGGAAGAATTCGGGAAATGATCCACAAAGCTAAAAAAAATATTAAACTTTTAGCTTCTATCGCAATGGTTATACCCTATCAAGAAGAACTTAAAAACGCAAGGCAACGACAGGTAGCCGTTGAACTAACTTTAATTGGGAAGGGAGAAGAATTACAGGAATTTAATCCTGTGGTTTTAACAACCGAGAAAACGATTTTAAGAAAAAGGGGTAGTTTAGGGTTTCAACTAATCATTGACGGTGATGAGCTCCTGCTGGCGGAAGAAGGAGTGGAAAACGAGACTATTGGCATTTGGACCAGGCATCCGGTAGTAGTACATCTAGCAGAACACCATTTTTTCCATCATCATGACTTGCCCAAACTTTTTAATGCTTTTCTCAGCGAGATAGAACCAGAGGTTAAGGAACACTACTGGAAAAAGATTAGAGAGCTACAACAAAGACTTGAATTGTAA
- a CDS encoding respiratory chain complex I subunit 1 family protein produces MTDIGHLIFNFLLFPGGLFALVLGLLLMGIDRKIVARAQRRVGPPLYQPFIDLAKLTLKEVVVPETAHLPAFRLAPLLGFAGMLVAVTLIPVAGVYPGLNYAGDLLVLLYLLSLPAIALIVGGSASSSPFGAIGSSREMVMMMAYELPLLIVLVTVALKVGFATGGIATFSLSKIVQYQVENGALLFDYTMLPALLAFLVFIPGTIGVVPFDIPEAETEIVEGPILEYSGSWLALFKLTNALKMVVVLGLAVALFFPTPLGENTMLNLLWYFLKCLILLVISITIIRSSTGRVRIDQAFKFYLKYPTVLALISLILTLVKG; encoded by the coding sequence GTGACGGATATTGGTCATTTAATTTTTAATTTCCTGCTCTTTCCCGGTGGCCTGTTTGCTTTAGTCCTTGGTTTGCTTCTGATGGGAATTGACCGCAAAATTGTTGCCCGCGCCCAGAGACGGGTGGGGCCACCTCTTTACCAGCCCTTTATTGACCTGGCCAAATTAACCCTGAAGGAGGTGGTTGTGCCCGAGACGGCACACCTGCCGGCTTTCAGGTTAGCGCCGTTGTTAGGGTTTGCTGGGATGCTGGTAGCAGTAACCCTGATCCCTGTTGCGGGGGTCTATCCAGGTTTGAACTATGCGGGAGATTTGCTGGTTTTACTTTATTTGTTGTCCTTGCCGGCTATTGCCTTGATAGTCGGAGGTTCGGCCTCCAGTTCCCCCTTTGGGGCTATAGGTTCCTCGCGGGAGATGGTCATGATGATGGCTTATGAGTTGCCGTTACTGATAGTCCTGGTGACCGTTGCTTTAAAGGTTGGATTTGCAACCGGCGGTATTGCCACCTTTTCTTTAAGTAAAATTGTCCAGTACCAAGTGGAAAACGGAGCTTTACTGTTTGATTACACCATGTTACCGGCTCTCTTAGCTTTTCTGGTTTTTATCCCTGGTACTATAGGGGTTGTTCCCTTTGATATCCCTGAGGCGGAAACGGAAATTGTTGAAGGCCCTATTCTGGAGTATTCCGGGAGTTGGCTTGCGTTATTTAAGCTAACCAACGCCCTAAAAATGGTAGTGGTACTGGGTTTAGCCGTAGCACTATTTTTTCCAACGCCTTTGGGCGAAAATACCATGCTCAATCTCTTGTGGTATTTTCTAAAATGTTTAATCTTACTGGTTATTTCGATAACCATTATTCGCTCCAGCACGGGAAGGGTACGGATAGATCAGGCCTTTAAATTTTATCTCAAGTATCCCACAGTACTGGCATTAATCAGCTTGATTTTAACGTTAGTAAAAGGGTAG
- a CDS encoding aspartyl-phosphate phosphatase Spo0E family protein: protein MDKIEIARNLLNNAAKMNMNKEIILKISQKIDHYIVEHFSKGGGPKKL from the coding sequence ATGGATAAAATCGAAATTGCCAGAAATCTCTTAAATAATGCTGCAAAGATGAATATGAACAAGGAAATTATTTTAAAGATAAGCCAAAAAATCGACCACTACATAGTAGAACATTTTAGTAAAGGTGGGGGCCCAAAAAAGTTATAG
- a CDS encoding 4Fe-4S dicluster domain-containing protein: MVKTKENFFIYADPRKCMGCKNCELACALAHADCDLHSAVAQGLHLQPRNSVVQVEDMAMPIQCRQCEDAPCAHACPTGAIYQEDRYVKINESNCIGCKVCSMVCPFGAIIIVKDEKDKVNGRTKNGKARKCDLCLSRRQDNQEVTCACVAACPTKAITLVDYESYRKKLFEERGKELVRAHTRTKI; encoded by the coding sequence ATGGTTAAAACTAAAGAAAATTTCTTTATTTATGCTGACCCACGAAAGTGTATGGGTTGCAAAAATTGTGAGTTAGCCTGTGCTTTGGCTCATGCCGACTGTGATTTGCATTCTGCGGTTGCCCAGGGTTTACATTTGCAACCAAGAAATTCGGTGGTCCAGGTTGAAGACATGGCTATGCCTATTCAGTGCAGGCAATGTGAAGATGCACCTTGTGCCCATGCCTGTCCTACCGGAGCAATATATCAAGAAGATAGGTATGTGAAAATTAATGAAAGTAATTGTATTGGCTGTAAAGTTTGTTCCATGGTGTGTCCATTTGGCGCTATTATTATAGTAAAAGATGAAAAAGATAAAGTTAATGGCAGAACTAAAAATGGTAAAGCAAGGAAATGTGATCTTTGTTTAAGCAGAAGGCAAGATAATCAAGAAGTAACTTGTGCTTGTGTTGCGGCATGTCCCACTAAAGCTATAACCCTGGTGGATTACGAAAGTTATCGCAAGAAACTTTTTGAAGAAAGAGGAAAAGAACTGGTAAGGGCTCATACCAGGACTAAGATCTAG
- the hypA gene encoding hydrogenase maturation nickel metallochaperone HypA — protein sequence MHEMAIVDSLFQIIDAKVKEHQIKKILKVKLKVGEMTVVEPMTLTACFKVYAQNTVAEGAELVIERVPLMGKCRECNKVFRVYNYNFKCPQCGTGFVDIVAGKELYVENLEVEK from the coding sequence ATGCATGAAATGGCTATAGTGGATAGTCTTTTTCAGATTATCGATGCCAAAGTAAAAGAGCATCAAATAAAAAAAATTTTAAAAGTAAAGCTTAAGGTTGGCGAGATGACAGTGGTGGAACCTATGACCTTAACTGCGTGTTTTAAAGTTTATGCGCAAAATACCGTTGCCGAGGGTGCGGAGTTGGTTATCGAGCGAGTCCCACTGATGGGAAAATGTCGGGAGTGTAACAAGGTGTTCCGGGTTTATAACTATAACTTTAAATGTCCGCAATGTGGGACCGGATTTGTTGACATTGTTGCCGGAAAGGAATTGTATGTGGAGAATTTAGAAGTTGAAAAGTAA
- a CDS encoding DMT family transporter, translating into MSYLYLGITVVLFSTYEVVGRALAELVNPFQLNFLRFFFGGFILLPIALSNMKRKNIKLTGSDFLFASLIGLLNVVLSMSFLQIGINMTKASLAAAIFSSNPLFVMLFAYFILDEKLNFQKILGLFIGLVGVVIVFYKDLELGTSYVYGIIMLILAAVTYGLYTVLGKRFSQKTDSVIMNCFSFIMGSIFLLPIILIKHYPIFSLPPKAILPMAYLTFFVTGLAYYTYFLGLTSIGAGNGSLVFFLKPVLAGFFAWIFLNEKITIELVAGTLIVLLGIFLAQRAGRERIGEIKKDLKVFEKVTFNS; encoded by the coding sequence ATGAGCTATCTTTATTTAGGGATTACGGTGGTGTTGTTTAGTACGTATGAAGTGGTAGGTAGAGCCTTGGCGGAATTGGTTAATCCTTTTCAATTAAATTTTTTAAGATTTTTCTTTGGAGGATTTATCCTTTTGCCTATTGCTCTAAGTAATATGAAGCGAAAGAATATAAAACTTACTGGCAGTGATTTTTTGTTTGCCTCTCTAATAGGCCTGTTAAATGTGGTTCTAAGTATGTCATTTTTGCAAATAGGTATCAATATGACTAAAGCAAGCCTGGCAGCGGCGATTTTTAGCTCAAATCCGCTCTTTGTGATGCTTTTTGCCTATTTTATCTTGGATGAAAAATTAAACTTCCAAAAAATCCTGGGGCTTTTTATTGGACTCGTAGGGGTTGTAATTGTCTTTTATAAAGATTTAGAGTTAGGAACTTCCTATGTCTATGGAATTATAATGTTAATTTTAGCTGCTGTAACCTATGGGCTTTATACGGTTTTAGGTAAAAGGTTTTCGCAAAAAACCGATAGTGTAATAATGAATTGTTTTTCTTTTATCATGGGGAGCATATTCTTACTGCCTATAATCTTAATAAAACACTACCCGATTTTTTCCCTTCCGCCTAAAGCAATTTTACCTATGGCTTATTTAACTTTTTTTGTTACAGGTTTAGCCTATTACACGTACTTTTTAGGCTTAACCAGTATTGGTGCCGGAAATGGTTCGCTGGTATTTTTTTTAAAACCGGTCCTGGCAGGCTTTTTTGCCTGGATTTTCTTAAATGAAAAAATTACTATAGAGCTTGTGGCTGGAACGCTTATTGTTTTGCTTGGGATTTTCTTGGCCCAAAGAGCCGGTAGGGAAAGAATTGGGGAGATTAAAAAGGACTTAAAAGTTTTTGAAAAAGTAACTTTTAATAGTTGA
- a CDS encoding NADH-quinone oxidoreductase subunit B family protein — MRKILQKIAKKSPWLYRINAGSCNGCDVELATTACIPRYDVERLGCKYCGSPKHADIVLITGPLTARVKEKVLRLYEEIPEPKVTVAIGVCPISGGVFRDSYAITGPIDNFIPVDVNVPGCPPRPQAIIDGIIEAIKIWETRL; from the coding sequence ATGAGAAAGATTCTGCAAAAAATTGCGAAAAAATCACCGTGGTTATACCGCATAAATGCGGGATCCTGTAACGGCTGTGACGTGGAACTGGCGACCACAGCCTGTATCCCTCGTTATGACGTGGAACGCTTGGGTTGTAAATATTGTGGTAGCCCAAAACATGCGGATATAGTTTTAATTACTGGGCCTCTTACTGCCCGGGTTAAGGAAAAGGTTTTGCGCCTTTACGAGGAAATTCCTGAGCCAAAAGTGACGGTAGCCATCGGAGTATGTCCCATATCTGGAGGGGTATTTAGAGATAGTTATGCCATTACCGGCCCTATTGATAACTTTATTCCGGTAGATGTCAATGTACCGGGCTGTCCTCCCAGACCCCAGGCGATTATTGACGGGATTATCGAAGCTATCAAAATTTGGGAAACCAGGTTGTAA
- a CDS encoding hydrogenase large subunit: MSTYTIPVGPLHVALEEPMYFRVEVEGETIVGLELTAGHVHRGIEYLAMKRNIYQNLTLLERVCSLCSNNHPFTYCMALEKIAGIQIPERAEYLRVIADEIKRIASHLFNIAMLAHIIGFDSLFMHVMELREIVQDIKETIYGNRMDLAANCIGGVRYDLSEEKIKYLARQLDNLKKPLEEITRIYMNNKFVRARTEGVGILPKDEALRYGVVGPVARGSGINNDVRVKSPYAAYDKLKVNVQVETGCDVKARALVRLREIQEAINIIQHCLKEIPDGPTCIDYLPEIPAGEAVAKSEAPRGELIYYLRTNGSDIPERIKWRVPTYMNWEALKVMMPGNKVADIPLIINSIDPCISCTER; this comes from the coding sequence ATGAGCACTTATACAATCCCCGTAGGTCCGCTACATGTGGCCCTGGAAGAGCCGATGTATTTCCGGGTTGAGGTAGAGGGAGAGACTATTGTAGGTCTGGAGTTAACGGCAGGGCATGTGCACCGGGGTATCGAGTATCTGGCAATGAAACGTAATATATATCAAAATTTAACTTTGCTTGAAAGGGTTTGTTCTTTGTGCTCCAATAACCATCCCTTTACCTACTGCATGGCCCTGGAGAAAATTGCCGGTATTCAAATTCCGGAAAGGGCCGAATATTTAAGGGTTATAGCTGATGAAATAAAAAGAATAGCTTCCCATTTGTTTAATATTGCTATGCTGGCTCATATCATTGGCTTTGACTCATTATTCATGCATGTTATGGAGTTACGGGAGATAGTCCAGGATATAAAAGAGACTATTTACGGGAATCGAATGGACCTGGCTGCTAACTGCATTGGCGGCGTAAGATATGACCTGTCAGAGGAAAAGATTAAATATCTGGCGAGACAGTTAGACAACCTGAAGAAGCCTTTAGAAGAAATTACCCGTATTTATATGAACAATAAATTTGTTCGGGCTCGGACTGAAGGGGTAGGGATATTACCTAAAGATGAAGCTCTCCGCTATGGGGTGGTTGGGCCTGTAGCCCGGGGGTCCGGTATAAATAATGATGTCCGGGTAAAGAGTCCGTATGCTGCTTACGACAAGCTCAAGGTTAATGTTCAGGTAGAAACTGGTTGTGATGTTAAAGCAAGAGCCCTGGTTAGACTGAGAGAAATTCAGGAAGCTATCAATATTATTCAACATTGTCTAAAAGAGATTCCGGACGGTCCAACGTGTATAGACTATTTGCCGGAAATTCCCGCAGGAGAGGCGGTAGCCAAGTCCGAGGCTCCGCGGGGAGAATTGATTTATTATCTACGCACCAATGGTTCAGATATTCCGGAACGCATTAAGTGGCGGGTACCAACTTATATGAACTGGGAAGCACTTAAGGTTATGATGCCGGGTAATAAAGTGGCTGACATTCCCCTCATTATTAATAGTATTGATCCCTGTATTTCCTGCACCGAAAGATAA